The Tessaracoccus timonensis sequence CAAGCACCGCTCCAACGGGCTGCCGCCGTTCCTCGCCGACGACCCCGGCGTCGATTCCGGTCTCATGATCGCCCAGTACACCCAGGCTGGGCTCGTCGCGGAGATGAAGCGCCTGGCTGTGCCTGCGTCGGCGGATTCGATTCCGAGCTCGGCCATGCAGGAAGACCATGTTTCGCTCGGCTGGCACGCGGCCCGGAAGCTGCGCCAGAGTGTCGACGCGCTGCGCCGGGTGCTGGCGATTGAGCTGGTCGCGGCCGCACGCGGCATCGAGCTGCGGGCGCCGCTCGCCCCGTCGGAGCCGGCGCAGCGGGTGATCGCGGTGCTGCGCGAGCGCGTGGGCGGCCCCGGGCCGGACCGCTTCCTTGCGCCCGACATCGAAGCCGCCGTCCAGCTCCTCGCGACCGGCGAAGTGCTCGCAGCTGCCGGCCCGCTGGAGTAGGCGCCGTCGAAAAAACTTCAAAATCCGTACGCAGCTGCATACATACCCCCGAAATCGAGGGGTTAGGTGAAGCTGCGTACGGATTTTGAAGTTTAGGCAGGGGATACCTCGTCGGCGATAGAGCCGAGGGGCGGGTTACCGGTGCGCTTCCAGTGGGCGTCCGTGATCGTCGAGCAGTTCGACGGAGCCCTCCGGGTGCTTCAACAGGAACGTGATCGCGAACGCGAGCCCGCCCCAGACGATGACGATCGCGACCACCATCATCACGATTGCGGCGGTGCTCATAGATCTACCTCTTTCTGCTGGGTCTCGCCGTGTACGGCGGGAGGTTCGAGTGGCAGCGACGTGTTGTCGATGATCGGGTTGGCGCGAGCCTCTTCGACGCGGCTGGCGTCGACGAGGCGGTCGAGGATGGGCGGCGGGATGAGGTCGCCGTCGGAATCCACCTTCTGCGCGTTCGACTTCGCCGGCCACGGCAACAGGCTCAGTACGATCGCGATGACGATGAGGCCGAGAGCCATACCCCAACCGAAGGTGTTCACGAAGCCGCGCGGCATGCCGCCGTAGCCCTCAGCGAGCACTTTCTGCAGTTCGCCGATCAAGATGTAGCCCAGCACAACGGGGGCGATGCCGCCCACGAGGAGCTGCCAGACGCGGCCCACCTTGAACGAACTCGACCGGTTGAGGTGGTTACGCAGCGTCGGCAGTGCTGCAAAGCCTGCGGTGAGCGTGACGGTGCACACGAGGGCTGCTGCGACGATGCCGAAGTTGTTCACGAACGCGTCCATCACATCCAGCAGGTTGAGGCCGGTGGTGGTGGGGAACAGCAACAGCGACAACAACGCCATGGGGATTCCGACGATCAACACGCCGGGGACACGGGCGAGGCCGAACTTGTCCTGGATAGCGGCGATGATCACCTCGATGATCGAAATCAGCGAAGTGAACGCGGCGAACGTGAGCGATCCGAAGAACAGGATGCCGATGACTGCGCCGAGTCCACCGGCCTGGCTGATGATCGTCGGGAACGCGATGAAGGCCAAGCCAATGCCGGAGCCGGCGACCTCGTCGACGGGCACATTTGCTTGCTGGGCCATGAACCCGAGTGCGGCGAACACGCCGATGCCGGCGAGCAGCTCGAAGGAGGAGTTGGCGAAGCCGACGACGAGGCCCGAGCCCGTGAGGTCGGTGTCCTTCTTCAGGTACGACGAGTAGGTGAGCATGATGCCGAACGCCACTGAGAGCGAGAAGAAGATCTGGCCGTAGGCGGCTACCCACACGCTGGAGTCGGTGAGCGCGCCCCAGTTGGGGGTGAAGAGCGCGTCGAGGCCGCCTGCCGCGCCAGGCAGGAAGAGGCCGATCACAACCAGGGCGATGAACATCACCATGAGGATGGGCATGAAGATCACCGACGTGCCCGCGATGCCCTTCTGCACGCCCAATGCCAGCACGCCCACGACGGCCACCCAGACAAGGATGAGAGGGATGAGCACGCCGGGGACGAACTCGAAGCCAAGGTGGGCACTGTCGGCGCCGATCGACTGGGTGTAGGTCTCCATGAAGAAGGTTCCCGGGTCGGTGCCCCACGCTTGGTTGAAGGAGAAGATGAAGTACTGCGCGGCCCACGCCAAGATCACGGCGTAGTAGATGCCGATGATGACGCAGATGAGCACCTGCCACCAGCCGATGGGTTCGGTGAGGCGGTGCAGACGTCGAAAGGAGAGCGGTGCCGATGCGCGGTAGCGGTGGCCGATGGCGTAGTCGAGCAGCAGCAGTGGGATGCCCGCAGTGAGTAGCGCGATCACGTAGGGAATGATGAATGCGCCGCCGCCATTGCTGTACGCAACGTACGGGAAACGCCAGATGTTTCCGAGACCGACGGCGGAGCCGATCGCGGCCAGGATGAAGGCCGTGCGACCGGAGAAGGCGCCGCGGTCAGCCTTGACTGCGGGAGTTTCGGACATAGGTTCCTCCAGGGTTTTGCTGTCCGTGAAGGTATCCTGCCGGGCCGGGGCATCGTCGGGGAGTTCACAACGTGGGATGAGTGCTCGTCGAAGAGCGATACGGTAGTGGCCATGTTGTTGGCCGCTGCGCAAGCTGTTGGATTGTTCGTCGTGACGAATATCGACGACGTCATCATCCTGTCGTTGTTCTTCGCCCGAGGCGCTGGGAAGCGCAATTCGACGCGGAACATCGCGATCGGACAGTATCTCGGGTTCCTGGGGATTCTCGTGGTGAGCGTGGCGATTACCTGGGGCGCCGACGCGCTGCTTTCCCCGGACTGGATTCCGTACTTTGGCCTCATCCCGCTGTTCATTGGTCTCAAGGCAGCTTGGGAGGCTTGGCGCGGGGAAGAGGAAGGGCTCGACGGGGATAAGAAGGTGGCGATCGGTACCGTCGCGGCCGTCACGTTCGCCAACGGCGGCGACAACGTCGGTGTCTACGTGCCGGTGTTCTTGGGGATGAGCCCTGCCCGGATTGCTGTGTTTTGTGCGATCTTTCTGGTGCTCGTCGCTGGGCTCGTCTGGCTGGCGAAGTTCGTCGCCACGCGCCCCGGTATCGACGAGGCGCTGGAGAAGTCGGAGCAGATTCTGTTCCCGCTGGTGCTGATTATTCTCGGCATCGTCATCCTGGTCGAAGGCGGCGCCTTCGGGCTGTGATTGAGTGCGCTGCGACGGCTCTCCTCCGGTGATTGAGTAGCCGCGTCAGCGGCGTATCGAAATCACCCCAAGAACGTCTCACTACGCCATTTCGTGCAGGTTCTCAGTCGCGTCGGCTTCGGCTTTGGGGTCGTGCACGTGGGCGACGCGGAGGATCTCGGCGGTGAGCGCGTCGGCGTGTGTGGCCATCATGTGGTGCGCAGCGTTGGGCATTTCGCGCATGATGGTGCGCTGTCCGCCGGCTGCGGCCCGCAGCTGTGCGAGGAAGTCGCGGGGTGCGACGTAGTCGTGGCTGGCGCGGATCAGGATGAGGTCGGCGCGCACGTCGCGGATTCGCTCCTCCATGGGGTAGTGGAGCATCGCTTGGGTCTGTTTCCACAGCCACGACGGGGCCATTTGGATGTATCCGACGCAAGCCCGCCACACCGCCGCGAAGGGTTCGTGCCACGAGGTTCGCATGAAATGCGCGAGGAGTGGCCCGAGTTTCCTCGCCGACGGTGGCACTACCGGTGCGAGCAGCGCTGCGGCGTCGGCGAGCTCGGGGTAGCGCGCCAGGGCTTCCACCACCACCTGCGTGCCCATCGAGTGGCCCACCAAGACCACCTTGCCAAGGTGCAACTGGTCCACGACGTCGCGCAGCACGCGGGCGAGTCCGGAGATGGTGAGCTCGCCGTTGGTCTCGGCGGTTCGGCCGGCCCCGGGGAGATCGAAGACGACGACGGGAGCGTGCTGTGCGAGTTCTTGGATGAGGGGCTCGAAGTAGAACCCTGATACGCCGAGGCCGTGGACGAGGACGAAGGTCGGGCGCGTGGCGGCCTCGCCGTGCGGAGTGGCGCGCAGCACCTGGAAGCTCGTGCCGTCGCACTCGATACGCTCCCAGCGCACGTCGGGATGATCGTCGTGGGCCATCACCGCCCCTTCCCTGCCATCAAGCGCGTTGCCGGAGACGGAAAACGCCCCCGGCGGGGGCGCTTCCAGCGGAGGATACGAGATTCGAACTCGTGAGGGCGTGAACCCAACCCGCTTTCCAAGCGAGCGCCATAGGCCTCTAGGCGAATCCTCCAAGGGGGGACTTTACCCGACGACCAATGCGCCGGGCAAAGCAGCGGGGCGGGGAGGCGTCGTCGGTTGTTCGTCGTCGTTGGGGAAGCGCGTCGCGATGCGCTAGGCTGGACGTTGGTTCCTCGCGCGGCGGTACCTCGCCCAACTCCCCCAGGGTCGGAAGGCAGCAAGGGTAAGTGAGCTCTTCCGGGTGCGCGGGGAGCCCCTTTTTTTTTGCGCTGGGTGTGTGCCCGGCCAGCGCGCCGCTTACCCGGCGCGGGACCCGTCGGGCAGGTGCAACCTGTGCGGCTCAGTTGCGGATTATGTGTCATCTGCCTCCCGACGACGCCCCGTTCCGCCTGGGCAAGTGACACCTGTTCCGCTCAGTTGCCGCACAGGTTGTAGGTGCCGACGGCGAGACCGCGCGGCGAGTGGCGACCGAACAGCGAGTTTTTCCACAGGTTTCGGGGAGCGGCGGAGATTGTCAGTGGGGTGCAATAGGGTGGGGGATGTGGAAGACGACGACGAATACTCGCTGTTCGACGAGCCCATCCAGCCAGATGGCGCGTTCGACGAAGAGCCCGAGGAGCCGATGCAGCAAGACGGCCCCGATCTGTTCGGCGACGATGCACCCGCAGCGCCGGCGGGAGGCAGCGTCGGCGGCGAAGCCGCGCCCACATCGCAACCCGCCGAGTCCGCCCAGCGCACCATCCCCGACGCGCCGCTGGCGCTCTACCGTCGCTACCGCCCCGACACCTTCGCTGATGTCATCGGCCAAGACCACGTCACCGTGCCGCTCCAGCGCGCGCTGCAGAACAACAAGGTGGGGCACGCGTACCTGTTCTCCGGCCCGCGTGGCTGCGGCAAAACCACCTCGGCGCGCATCCTGGCGCGCTGCCTGAACTGCGAACAAGGCCCGACGGCAACCCCGTGCGGCGAGTGTCAGTCATGCATCGACTTGGCGCGTGGCGGTCCGGGCTCCATCGACGTCATCGAGATCGACGCGGCCAGTCACGGCGGCGTCGACGACGCCCGCGACCTCCGCGAGCGCGCGTTCTTCGCGCCCGTGGCGAGCCGCTACAAGATCTACATCGTCGACGAAGCTCACATGGTTACCCCGGCGGGCTTCAATGCGCTGCTGAAGCTCGTCGAAGAGCCGCCGCCGCACGCGAAGTTCATCTTCGCCACGACGGAGCCGGAGAAGGTGATCGGCACCATCCGGTCGCGCACCCACCACTACCCGTTCCGGCTTGTCCCGCCGAAGACGCTCGCAACGTATCTTCAAGAAATCTGCGAGGCGGAGGCCGTCGACATCGACCCGATGGTGCTCCCACTCGTGGTGCGGGCCGGCGGCGGGTCTGTGCGCGATTCGCTCTCCGTCCTCGACCAGCTCCTGGGCGGCGCGGGCGAGCACGGCGTCGAATACGAACAAGCCGCAGCGCTGCTGGGTTACACTCCAGAGTCACTGCTCGACGACATCGTCGACGCCTTCGCGGCAGGCGACTCGTCGGGCGTGTTCAAGACCATCGATCGCGTGATTGAGGTCGGACAAGACCCGCGCCGCTTCGCAGAAGATCTGCTTCGACGCCTCCGCGACCTCGTCATTCTTGCCGCCGTCCCCACCGCAGCCGAAGACGGCATCCTCGAAGTGCCCGAAGACCAGGCCGAGCGCCTGAAATCGCAGGCCGCGGCACTCGGCTCCGGCGAGCTCACGCGGGCCGCGGAAGTGATCGCCGTCGGGCTCACCGAGATGCGCGGCACCACCGCTCCCAGACTGCACCTCGAGCTCATGGCGGCCCG is a genomic window containing:
- a CDS encoding methionine/alanine import family NSS transporter small subunit; the encoded protein is MSTAAIVMMVVAIVIVWGGLAFAITFLLKHPEGSVELLDDHGRPLEAHR
- a CDS encoding sodium-dependent transporter; the encoded protein is MSETPAVKADRGAFSGRTAFILAAIGSAVGLGNIWRFPYVAYSNGGGAFIIPYVIALLTAGIPLLLLDYAIGHRYRASAPLSFRRLHRLTEPIGWWQVLICVIIGIYYAVILAWAAQYFIFSFNQAWGTDPGTFFMETYTQSIGADSAHLGFEFVPGVLIPLILVWVAVVGVLALGVQKGIAGTSVIFMPILMVMFIALVVIGLFLPGAAGGLDALFTPNWGALTDSSVWVAAYGQIFFSLSVAFGIMLTYSSYLKKDTDLTGSGLVVGFANSSFELLAGIGVFAALGFMAQQANVPVDEVAGSGIGLAFIAFPTIISQAGGLGAVIGILFFGSLTFAAFTSLISIIEVIIAAIQDKFGLARVPGVLIVGIPMALLSLLLFPTTTGLNLLDVMDAFVNNFGIVAAALVCTVTLTAGFAALPTLRNHLNRSSSFKVGRVWQLLVGGIAPVVLGYILIGELQKVLAEGYGGMPRGFVNTFGWGMALGLIVIAIVLSLLPWPAKSNAQKVDSDGDLIPPPILDRLVDASRVEEARANPIIDNTSLPLEPPAVHGETQQKEVDL
- a CDS encoding cadmium resistance transporter, whose protein sequence is MLLAAAQAVGLFVVTNIDDVIILSLFFARGAGKRNSTRNIAIGQYLGFLGILVVSVAITWGADALLSPDWIPYFGLIPLFIGLKAAWEAWRGEEEGLDGDKKVAIGTVAAVTFANGGDNVGVYVPVFLGMSPARIAVFCAIFLVLVAGLVWLAKFVATRPGIDEALEKSEQILFPLVLIILGIVILVEGGAFGL
- a CDS encoding alpha/beta fold hydrolase, whose amino-acid sequence is MAHDDHPDVRWERIECDGTSFQVLRATPHGEAATRPTFVLVHGLGVSGFYFEPLIQELAQHAPVVVFDLPGAGRTAETNGELTISGLARVLRDVVDQLHLGKVVLVGHSMGTQVVVEALARYPELADAAALLAPVVPPSARKLGPLLAHFMRTSWHEPFAAVWRACVGYIQMAPSWLWKQTQAMLHYPMEERIRDVRADLILIRASHDYVAPRDFLAQLRAAAGGQRTIMREMPNAAHHMMATHADALTAEILRVAHVHDPKAEADATENLHEMA
- a CDS encoding DNA polymerase III subunit gamma and tau, whose product is MQQDGPDLFGDDAPAAPAGGSVGGEAAPTSQPAESAQRTIPDAPLALYRRYRPDTFADVIGQDHVTVPLQRALQNNKVGHAYLFSGPRGCGKTTSARILARCLNCEQGPTATPCGECQSCIDLARGGPGSIDVIEIDAASHGGVDDARDLRERAFFAPVASRYKIYIVDEAHMVTPAGFNALLKLVEEPPPHAKFIFATTEPEKVIGTIRSRTHHYPFRLVPPKTLATYLQEICEAEAVDIDPMVLPLVVRAGGGSVRDSLSVLDQLLGGAGEHGVEYEQAAALLGYTPESLLDDIVDAFAAGDSSGVFKTIDRVIEVGQDPRRFAEDLLRRLRDLVILAAVPTAAEDGILEVPEDQAERLKSQAAALGSGELTRAAEVIAVGLTEMRGTTAPRLHLELMAARVLLPEADTDERGLHARMDRLERRVGMMGSSDAPQPPQEWSDVPGQARSAPSQVAEEAPSQPAQRPPQPTHTEQRAPEPQSAPQQRPAGQRPAGQAPTSQRPAGAPPAQRPAGSAPASQRAPEQAPSQPAAHSQPTPSVPSRAGQLTTEELRRAWPNVLDEVKRRRRFTYMLLSQNAHVQEVRDGVLLLGFTNPGAKDNFGRGGSIDLLAEAIIEVLGVELRVQGVTADEPSVEQGQRQAGAPAASRVEERPPAPQPEPEPEPDYGNLSADDEVFDGSHNAAELLGNEFGAEIISVEEGTPPQY